The following are encoded in a window of Impatiens glandulifera chromosome 5, dImpGla2.1, whole genome shotgun sequence genomic DNA:
- the LOC124939978 gene encoding ferric reduction oxidase 5-like isoform X1 produces the protein MANLTNLILIKMMFFIVFIGWIFIWVIIPTNTYKNSWIPNLTNKIDLINFFGSQGTNLLFLSFPAMLMAVLGCVYLHFETKKKIAHDLNGMQRPNFLKKPVHISSTFGILTMTELLFVTMFCALLIWSFVNYLYISFGHLYIYPKGEKIWQAKLSSVSLMLGYTGNICWAFLFFPVTRGSSILPMIGLTSESSIKYHIWIGHISNLLFTLHTIGYIVYWGITNQMFWMLDWGKTYVSIVAGWIAMLFGWAIWITSFPSIRRKSFELFFYTHHLYLFYIVFYMLHVGGTYLFMILPGIFLFIIDRYLRFLQSQKRARLVSARLLPCGVVELNLSKCLGLHYNPTSIMFIQVPSISKLQWHPFTIISSGNLEPDTISVTIKSLGTWSRNLYQELSSSSKTHLEVHVEGPYGPVSSDFLRRESLVMVSGGSGIAPFISIIREVIHLSTQPGLHIPRMYLICVFKNSIDLTMLDLLLPTSSVISQEIFSKLELKIEAYVTKDIEEQPKPNRDLIRSIWFKPSPNDSLVTAALGSRSWLWLGAIITTSFVMFLLLLGTVSRRLIYPIEHNQQYYNFSGKVLWDMFFACVGVFIVTSAIFLWQKRELSSTEGKQVQNDELYFHDGETKELESLPRESLVQDITVYHGTRPNLKKILFDCKGSDVGVMVCGPKEMRHEVARICSSGLAENLHFEAISFNW, from the exons ATGGCCAACCTCACAAATTTAATCTTGATCAAGATGATGTTCTTCATTGTGTTTATTGGATGGATTTTTATCTGGGTTATTATTCCAACCAATACTTACAAAAATTCATGGATTCCCAATCTCACTAACAAGATTGActtgattaatttttttgggtCTCAAG GGACAAATCTTCTGTTTCTGAGCTTCCCTGCGATGTTAATGGCTGTTTTGGGTTGTGTGTATCTACATTTCGAGACTAAGAAGAAGATTGCTCACGACTTGAATGGTATGCAGCGTCCGAATTTCTTGAAAAAACCGGTTCACATATCGAGTACTTTTGGTATTCTAACAATGACAGAGCTTCTATTTGTTACAATGTTTTGTGCACTATTGATATGGTCTTTTGTCAATTATTTGTACATAAGCTTTGGTCACCTCTACATATATCCAAAAGGAGAGAAAAT ATGGCAGGCCAAGCTTAGCAGCGTGTCGCTTATGTTGGGATACACTGGAAACATCTGTTGGGCATTTTTGTTCTTTCCAGTAACAAGAGGATCTTCAATCTTGCCAATGATTGGATTGACGTcggaatcaagcatcaagtaccACATATGGATCGGTCACATCTCGAACCTCCTCTTCACTCTACATACAATTGGTTACATTGTCTATTGGGGTATAACCAATCAAATGTTCTGG ATGCTAGATTGGGGCAAAACATATGTTTCTATTGTAGCTGGATGGATAGCAATGTTGTTTGGATGGGCAATATGGATAACAAGTTTTCCATCCATTAGAAGAAAGTCATTTGAGCTCTTCTTTTATACCCATCATCTCTATCTTTTCTATATTGTCTTCTACATGTTACATGTTGGTGGAACATATTTGTTCATGATCTTGCCCGGGATCTTCCTCTTTATCATCGATCGATATCTCAGATTCTTGCAATCTCAAAAAAGAGCAAGATTAGTATCTGCCCGCCTCTTGCCGTGTGGTGTGGTTGAGCTCAACCTATCCAAATGCCTTG GTCTTCATTATAATCCCACAAGCATAATGTTTATCCAAGTGCCTAGCATTTCTAAGTTACAATGGCATCCTTTCACTATCATTTCTAGTGGAAACTTGGAACCGGATACGATAAGTGTCACCATTAAAAGCTTAGGAACATGGAGTCGAAATCTATATCAAgagctttcttcttcttccaagacCCATCTAGAGGTTCATGTAGAAGGACCATATGGACCTGTTTCATCTGACTTTTTAAG GAGGGAATCTTTAGTAATGGTAAGTGGAGGAAGTGGTATCGCCCCATTCATCTCCATAATTCGCGAAGTCATACACCTAAGTACGCAACCTGGATTGCACATTCCGAGGATGTACTTGATATGTGTTTTCAAGAACTCGATAGATCTCACCATGCTCGATCTTCTATTGCCAACATCAAGCGTGATCTCCCAAGAAATATTTTCCAAGTTAGAGTTGAAAATAGAGGCCTATGTCACTAAGGACATTGAAGAGCAGCCTAAGCCTAACCGAGATCTTATCCGTTCAATATGGTTTAAGCCAAGTCCGAATGACTCTCTAGTTACTGCAGCACTCGGATCTAGAAGTTGGCTCTGGCTCGGGGCAATAATCACGACCTCCTTCGTCATGTTCCTACTTCTTCTTGGGACTGTGAGTCGTCGCCTTATTTACCCGATTGAACACAACCAACAATATTACAACTTCAGTGGGAAAGTCCTTTGGGATATGTTTTTTGCTTGTGTTGGCGTGTTTATTGTCACTAGTGCAATATTTTTATGGCAAAAGAGGGAGTTATCGAGTACGGAAGGCAAGCAGGTTCAAAATGACGAGTTGTATTTTCATGATGGCGAGACGAAAGAGTTGGAAAGTCTCCCACGAGAGTCTCTTGTTCAAGACATAACCGTGTATCATGGTACAAGGCCCAACCTTAAGA AGATATTATTCGATTGCAAAGGATCTGATGTCGGGGTGATGGTGTGTGGGCCGAAGGAAATGAGGCACGAGGTAGCGAGAATATGTTCTTCGGGTTTGGCAGAAAACCTTCATTTTGAGGCCATCAGCTTCAATTGGTAA
- the LOC124939978 gene encoding ferric reduction oxidase 5-like isoform X2 → MLMAVLGCVYLHFETKKKIAHDLNGMQRPNFLKKPVHISSTFGILTMTELLFVTMFCALLIWSFVNYLYISFGHLYIYPKGEKIWQAKLSSVSLMLGYTGNICWAFLFFPVTRGSSILPMIGLTSESSIKYHIWIGHISNLLFTLHTIGYIVYWGITNQMFWMLDWGKTYVSIVAGWIAMLFGWAIWITSFPSIRRKSFELFFYTHHLYLFYIVFYMLHVGGTYLFMILPGIFLFIIDRYLRFLQSQKRARLVSARLLPCGVVELNLSKCLGLHYNPTSIMFIQVPSISKLQWHPFTIISSGNLEPDTISVTIKSLGTWSRNLYQELSSSSKTHLEVHVEGPYGPVSSDFLRRESLVMVSGGSGIAPFISIIREVIHLSTQPGLHIPRMYLICVFKNSIDLTMLDLLLPTSSVISQEIFSKLELKIEAYVTKDIEEQPKPNRDLIRSIWFKPSPNDSLVTAALGSRSWLWLGAIITTSFVMFLLLLGTVSRRLIYPIEHNQQYYNFSGKVLWDMFFACVGVFIVTSAIFLWQKRELSSTEGKQVQNDELYFHDGETKELESLPRESLVQDITVYHGTRPNLKKILFDCKGSDVGVMVCGPKEMRHEVARICSSGLAENLHFEAISFNW, encoded by the exons ATGTTAATGGCTGTTTTGGGTTGTGTGTATCTACATTTCGAGACTAAGAAGAAGATTGCTCACGACTTGAATGGTATGCAGCGTCCGAATTTCTTGAAAAAACCGGTTCACATATCGAGTACTTTTGGTATTCTAACAATGACAGAGCTTCTATTTGTTACAATGTTTTGTGCACTATTGATATGGTCTTTTGTCAATTATTTGTACATAAGCTTTGGTCACCTCTACATATATCCAAAAGGAGAGAAAAT ATGGCAGGCCAAGCTTAGCAGCGTGTCGCTTATGTTGGGATACACTGGAAACATCTGTTGGGCATTTTTGTTCTTTCCAGTAACAAGAGGATCTTCAATCTTGCCAATGATTGGATTGACGTcggaatcaagcatcaagtaccACATATGGATCGGTCACATCTCGAACCTCCTCTTCACTCTACATACAATTGGTTACATTGTCTATTGGGGTATAACCAATCAAATGTTCTGG ATGCTAGATTGGGGCAAAACATATGTTTCTATTGTAGCTGGATGGATAGCAATGTTGTTTGGATGGGCAATATGGATAACAAGTTTTCCATCCATTAGAAGAAAGTCATTTGAGCTCTTCTTTTATACCCATCATCTCTATCTTTTCTATATTGTCTTCTACATGTTACATGTTGGTGGAACATATTTGTTCATGATCTTGCCCGGGATCTTCCTCTTTATCATCGATCGATATCTCAGATTCTTGCAATCTCAAAAAAGAGCAAGATTAGTATCTGCCCGCCTCTTGCCGTGTGGTGTGGTTGAGCTCAACCTATCCAAATGCCTTG GTCTTCATTATAATCCCACAAGCATAATGTTTATCCAAGTGCCTAGCATTTCTAAGTTACAATGGCATCCTTTCACTATCATTTCTAGTGGAAACTTGGAACCGGATACGATAAGTGTCACCATTAAAAGCTTAGGAACATGGAGTCGAAATCTATATCAAgagctttcttcttcttccaagacCCATCTAGAGGTTCATGTAGAAGGACCATATGGACCTGTTTCATCTGACTTTTTAAG GAGGGAATCTTTAGTAATGGTAAGTGGAGGAAGTGGTATCGCCCCATTCATCTCCATAATTCGCGAAGTCATACACCTAAGTACGCAACCTGGATTGCACATTCCGAGGATGTACTTGATATGTGTTTTCAAGAACTCGATAGATCTCACCATGCTCGATCTTCTATTGCCAACATCAAGCGTGATCTCCCAAGAAATATTTTCCAAGTTAGAGTTGAAAATAGAGGCCTATGTCACTAAGGACATTGAAGAGCAGCCTAAGCCTAACCGAGATCTTATCCGTTCAATATGGTTTAAGCCAAGTCCGAATGACTCTCTAGTTACTGCAGCACTCGGATCTAGAAGTTGGCTCTGGCTCGGGGCAATAATCACGACCTCCTTCGTCATGTTCCTACTTCTTCTTGGGACTGTGAGTCGTCGCCTTATTTACCCGATTGAACACAACCAACAATATTACAACTTCAGTGGGAAAGTCCTTTGGGATATGTTTTTTGCTTGTGTTGGCGTGTTTATTGTCACTAGTGCAATATTTTTATGGCAAAAGAGGGAGTTATCGAGTACGGAAGGCAAGCAGGTTCAAAATGACGAGTTGTATTTTCATGATGGCGAGACGAAAGAGTTGGAAAGTCTCCCACGAGAGTCTCTTGTTCAAGACATAACCGTGTATCATGGTACAAGGCCCAACCTTAAGA AGATATTATTCGATTGCAAAGGATCTGATGTCGGGGTGATGGTGTGTGGGCCGAAGGAAATGAGGCACGAGGTAGCGAGAATATGTTCTTCGGGTTTGGCAGAAAACCTTCATTTTGAGGCCATCAGCTTCAATTGGTAA
- the LOC124939980 gene encoding leucine-rich repeat receptor-like serine/threonine-protein kinase At1g17230, with product MAKQRFLLSLVFFSLFMFTDSLNEEGNVLLEFKSSLFDPYNNLQTWTSSDKIPCYWRGITCDNNFKVISVDLYGLNLSGNLPPSICDLPYLTNLNISTNFISGPIPDSLSRCHRLEVLDLCTNRILGDFSTGICQIGSLKKLYLCENYVNGEIPEEIGHLTLLEELVIYSNNLSGMMPLSLGKLKRLRVIRAGLNKLSGSIPEEISECQNLEVLGLAQNKLEGSIPVKLQKLRNLTNLVLWQNSLSGVIPPEIGNFSSLELLALHENSFSGSLPKELGKLTNLKRLYIYTNKLTGPIPSQIGDCVSAVEIDLSENRLSGFIPKELGQIPNLRLIHLFENILEGSIPEELVNLKQLNNLDLSINNLTGKIPLGFQNLKLLTDLQLFDNSLEGTIPPLIGANTNLSILDLSSNNLVGAIPPSLCNCQSLKFLSLGSNRLSGNIPHGLKQCKPLVQLMLGDNKLTGSLPVEFSDLRNLSALDLRQNRFWGTIPHAIGQLGNIERLLLSHNYLVGSIPPEIGKLQQLVAFNVSSNRLSGGVPRELGNCSKLQRLDLSNNRFTGKFPDQIGTLVNLELLKLSDNRLVGPIPGSLGDLVRLTELQMGGNLFSGDIPFELGHLIFLQISLNLSHNSLSGTIPNNLGNLQMLESLYLNDNQLSGEIPPSIGGLMSLTVCNLSNNNLEGTIPNTLVFRRMDPSNFVGNDGLCGMGSNSNRCHSSSSVSSVNTKSSWLKGGPPREKIVVAISVIVASISLAIMVSLCWLMKVRYPVFTQLEEEEDEEEAKRNVLDYYYFPKEGFVYQDLVEATENFSDQAILGRGACGTVYKAVMGDGKVIAVKKLKSQGEGASTDRSFQAEISTLGKIRHRNIVKLYGFCYHQDSNILLYEYMSNGSLGEQLHRKETVLRDWDVRYRIALGAAEGLCYLHYDCKPRIVHRDIKSNNILLDETLNAHVGDFGLAKLIDFPYSKSMSAVAGSYGYIAPEYAYTMKVTEKCDIYSFGVVLLELITGKTPVQPLNEGGDLVNWVRRSINNGVQASEIYDKRMGNVIGRNNMEEISLVLKIALFCTSSSPLNRPTMKEVIAMMIEARETAGNAPLLSSPTSETPLNEDDSCKVPTET from the exons ATGGCCAAACAGAGATTTCTTCTTTCGCTAGTCTTCTTTTCACTGTTCATGTTTACTGATTCACTAAATGAAGAAGGAAACGTTCTCTTAGAATTCAAAAGCTCTCTTTTTGATCCCTATAACAATCTCCAAACTTGGACCTCATCAGATAAGATTCCATGCTATTGGAGAGGCATAACATGTGACAATAATTTCAAGGTCATCTCCGTAGATCTCTATGGCCTTAATTTGTCAGGTAATCTACCTCCTTCCATCTGTGATCTTCCTTACTTGACTAACCTGAACATATCAACCAACTTCATCTCTGGCCCTATCCCGGATTCCCTCTCTCGTTGTCACCGGCTAGAGGTTCTCGACCTTTGCACTAACAGAATCCTTGGTGATTTTTCAACCGGGATATGCCAAATTGGCTCGCTCAAAAAGCTTTACCTCTGTGAAAATTATGTAAATGGCGAAATTCCAGAGGAGATAGGACATTTAACTTTGTTAGAGGAGCTTGTCATTTACAGTAACAATCTCTCAGGAATGATGCCCTTATCACTTGGCAAGTTAAAAAGGCTGAGAGTTATAAGGGCCGGGTTGAACAAACTTTCCGGTTCCATTCCTGAAGAAATCAGCGAATGCCAAAACTTAGAGGTGCTTGGATTGGCTCAGAACAAGTTAGAAGGTTCCATACCCGTAAAGCTTCAGAAACTACGAAATCTAACCAACTTGGTACTTTGGCAAAATTCTTTATCTGGAGTGATTCCTCCCGAGATTGGCAACTTCAGTAGCTTGGAATTGCTCGCTTTACACGAGAATTCTTTCAGTGGGAGCCTACCCAAAGAGCTTGGGAAACTAACCAATCTGAAAAGGTTGTATATTTATACTAACAAACTGACCGGACCCATTCCAAGTCAGATAGGTGATTGTGTAAGTGCAGTTGAAATTGATCTCTCAGAAAATAGATTGAGCGGCTTCATCCCAAAAGAATTGGGTCAAATTCCTAACCTCCGTTTGATTCATCTCTTCGAAAACATCTTAGAAGGAAGTATACCCGAAGAACTTGTGAATCTGAAGCAGCTGAACAACTTAGACCTGTCCATTAACAATTTAACTGGCAAAATCCCTTTGGGGTTTCAGAATCTGAAGTTATTGACGGATTTACAACTTTTTGACAACAGTCTTGAAGGGACTATCCCTCCTTTAATCGGTGCCAACACCAACCTCTCTATTCTCGACCTGTCGTCAAATAACTTAGTGGGTGCAATCCCTCCTAGTCTTTGCAACTGCCAGTCTTTGAAGTTTCTAAGCCTTGGTTCAAACAGGTTATCTGGAAACATTCCTCATGGTCTGAAACAATGCAAGCCCTTAGTGCAGCTAATGTTGGGTGATAATAAGCTAACAGGAAGCCTCCCTGTTGAATTTTCTGATCTTCGCAATCTTTCAGCTCTTGATCTTCGTCAAAATCGATTTTGGGGGACGATACCTCATGCAATTGGACAGCTTGGAAATATAGAGAGGCTTTTGTTGTCTCATAACTACCTTGTGGGTTCTATCCCGCCTGAGATTGGGAAACTCCAACAGCTGGTTGCTTTTAACGTTTCCTCCAACCGACTATCGGGTGGTGTTCCTCGTGAACTGGGTAACTGTTCGAAACTCCAACGGCTTGATCTCAGCAACAACAGGTTCACTGGAAAATTTCCAGACCAGATCGGTactttggttaatttggaattGCTAAAATTATCTGATAATAGATTGGTTGGACCAATTCCTGGTAGTTTAGGTGATTTGGTCAGGCTTACTGAATTGCAGATGGGAGGAAACCTTTTCTCAGGTGATATACCTTTTGAGCTTGGTCATCTCATCTTTCTACAGATTTCACTCAATCTTAGCCATAATTCTCTTTCTGGAACAATCCCAAACAATCTGGGGAATTTGCAAATGCTTGAATCTCTCTATTTGAACGATAACCAGCTTTCGGGTGAGATCCCACCGTCCATTGGTGGGTTGATGAGTCTTACTGTTTGCAACCTTTCCAACAATAACCTGGAGGGAACCATTCCAAACACGTTAGTCTTTCGGAGGATGGATCCTAGCAATTTCGTTGGCAATGATGGGTTATGTGGAATGGGTTCAAATTCAAACCGTTGTCATTCGTCTTCTTCAGTCTCTTCGGTTAATACAAAATCAAGCTGGTTGAAAGGCGGACCTCCAAGGGAGAAAATAGTGGTGGCTATCTCTGTAATCGTTGCTTCTATCTCACTGGCTATTATGGTAAGTCTTTGTTGGTTAATGAAAGTGCGTTATCCTGTTTTTACTCaactggaagaagaagaagatgaagaagaagctaaGCGTAATGTTCTTGATTATTATTACTTTCCCAAAGAAGGTTTCGTTTATCAGGACCTTGTCGAAGCAACCGAGAATTTTTCAGATCAAGCGATTTTGGGTCGGGGAGCTTGTGGGACTGTCTACAAGGCGGTTATGGGGGATGGGAAGGTAATTGCAGTTAAAAAACTGAAATCTCAAGGAGAAGGCGCTAGTACAGATAGAAGCTTCCAAGCTGAGATATCTACACTTGGAAAGATCAGACATCGAAACATCGTAAAACTTTACGGGTTTTGTTATCATCAGGACTCAAATATCCTCTTGTACGAATACATGTCAAATGGGAGCCTCGGAGAACAACTTCACAGAAAGGAAACGGTTTTACGAGACTGGGATGTTCGGTATAGGATTGCGCTTGGAGCGGCTGAGGGGTTGTGTTATCTGCATTACGATTGCAAGCCGCGAATTGTTCATCGCGATATCAAATCGAATAATATCTTGTTGGATGAAACTCTTAACGCCCATGTAGGTGATTTTGGATTGGCAAAACTCATTGATTTCCCTTACTCTAAATCAATGTCTGCTGTTGCCGGTTCATATGGTTACATCGCGCCTG AATATGCTTATACAATGAAAGTGACAGAGAAATGCGATATTTATAGTTTTGGAGTTGTTTTACTCGAACTGATAACTGGGAAAACTCCAGTTCAGCCCTTAAATGAAGGAGGTGACCTTGTTAACTGGGTGCGAAGATCGATTAACAATGGAGTTCAAGCATCGGAGATATACGATAAAAGGATGGGCAACGTAATTGGAAGAAATAACATGGAGGAGATATCTCTTGTTCTAAAGATTGCATTGTTCTGCACAAGTTCTTCACCGCTTAACAGACCAACCATGAAAGAAGTCATAGCCATGATGATAGAGGCCAGGGAGACTGCAGGCAATGCACCGTTGTTATCGTCTCCTACCTCGGAAACTCCTCTAAACGAAGATGATTCTTGCAAAG TTCCCACTGAAACATGA
- the LOC124939979 gene encoding serine/threonine-protein kinase WAG1-like — protein MDTELLQPNFNPTMDDFAVDDNSDYDFSFTSTTSAATDRTFLSSARSSLARTSLNLSFNESRLSTSLSFSSSSSSTTAAATNLHLRPHRRSDPHWSAIKTATTISSDGNLHLSHLKLLRHLGTGNLGRVFLCRLRDNEHANFALKVVDRDSLSSKKLSHVKTEAEILSMLDHPFLPTLYAHLEVSHYTCLLIDYCPNGDLHSLLRRQPENRLPIESVRFYAAEVLVALEYLHSLGIVYRDLKPENILLREDGHIMLSDFDLGFKSDVQPRLESQRRQRCRRRQNCLFPEKNNKEEELVITKFVAEPTTAYSRSCVGTHEYLAPELVTGVGHGNGVDWWAFGIFLYEMLHGTTPFKGGSKEVTLRNIASNRGVMFRPEDELLHAGKNMGDARDLIEKLLVKDPKRRMGCIMGATDIKEHPFFNGVKWPLIRMYKPPEVRGITVSSTKKSKSMKMISNGPVKRNRLLLKGLSYIMRKTKGSKHNLTNSNNYYRCSSNI, from the coding sequence ATGGATACAGAACTTCTCCAGCCTAACTTCAACCCAACAATGGACGACTTCGCCGTCGACGATAATTCCGACTACGATTTCAGTTTTACCAGCACCACCTCCGCCGCCACCGACCGGACTTTCCTCTCCAGCGCCCGTAGCAGTCTAGCCCGTACCAGCCTTAATCTCAGCTTCAACGAATCTCGCCTTTCCACCTCCCTATcattctcttcatcttcttcctcaacCACAGCCGCCGCCACTAACCTCCACCTCCGCCCTCACCGTCGATCTGATCCTCATTGGTCGGCCATCAAAACCGCCACCACCATTTCCTCTGACGGAAACCTACATCTAAGCCACCTCAAGCTTCTACGCCACCTTGGCACCGGAAACCTAGGCCGTGTTTTCCTTTGCCGACTCCGTGATAACGAACATGCTAACTTTGCTCTTAAGGTTGTCGATCGGGATTCACTTTCTTCAAAGAAACTTTCCCATGTTAAAACAGAGGCTGAAATCTTATCCATGCTTGACCACCCTTTTCTTCCTACACTCTATGCTCATCTAGAGGTCTCACACTATACATGCTTACTTATAGACTATTGCCCAAACGGAGACCTCCATTCCCTCCTCCGTAGACAACCGGAAAACCGCCTGCCAATTGAGTCAGTTAGATTCTACGCAGCCGAGGTCCTGGTGGCACTCGAATACTTACATTCACTCGGTATAGTTTATCGTGATCTGAAACCAGAAAACATCCTTCTCCGAGAAGATGGGCATATCATGTTGTCCGATTTCGACCTGGGTTTTAAATCTGACGTCCAGCCAAGGCTGGAGAGTCAGCGGCGGCAGCGTTGCCGCCGCCGCCAGAACTGTCTCTTCCCGGAAAAGAACAACAAAGAAGAGGAATTGGTGATCACCAAATTCGTTGCAGAGCCTACAACAGCTTATTCACGATCGTGCGTTGGTACCCATGAGTACTTAGCGCCGGAATTAGTCACCGGAGTTGGCCACGGCAACGGCGTGGACTGGTGGGCGTTTGGGATTTTCTTATACGAGATGTTGCATGGAACTACGCCGTTTAAAGGAGGAAGCAAAGAGGTTACTTTACGAAATATAGCATCGAACAGAGGCGTGATGTTTCGGCCGGAGGATGAATTATTACATGCAGGAAAGAATATGGGGGATGCTAGAGATTTGATCGAGAAGCTTCTAGTGAAGGATCCAAAGAGACGGATGGGGTGTATTATGGGTGCAACGGATATAAAAGAACATCCTTTCTTTAACGGTGTTAAGTGGCCGTTAATCCGTATGTACAAGCCGCCGGAAGTACGAGGAATCACGGTGTCGTCCACAAAGAAGTCAAAATCCATGAAGATGATTAGCAACGGTCCGGTAAAGAGAAACCGTTTGTTGTTGAAGGGCTTAAGTTACATAATGAGGAAAACTAAAGGATCAAAACACAATTTGACAAATTCCAACAACTATTACCGTTGCAGCAGTAACATTTGA